Proteins encoded by one window of Salvia splendens isolate huo1 chromosome 14, SspV2, whole genome shotgun sequence:
- the LOC121766089 gene encoding phosphoinositide phosphatase SAC6-like isoform X2 has product MRLWEFPDQYVVEPTDGSSASLLAVSRLDGSMNLVVWAFHGDDVSIQYSGTPALKGDFVRCGKRTIQGILNDGFNAVMRYFLNNFVDGTKQDVVDLVQGHYIVSVIRSMTPSAQKGGIEAVAVIHNPFHWL; this is encoded by the exons ATGCGGCTGTGGGAATTCCCGGATCAGTACGTGGTGGAGCCGACTGACGGATCCTCCGCCTCCTTGCTCGCTGTTAGCCGCCTTGATGGCTCCATGAATCTTGTTG TGTGGGCGTTCCATGGGGATGATGTAAGCATCCAGTATTCTGGTACTCCTGCTTTGAAGGGGGATTTTGTCAG ATGTGGCAAGAGAACTATTCAAGGTATTCTGAATGATGGCTTTAATGCTGTCATGCGATACTTTTTGAACAACTTCGTTGATGGTACAAAGCAG GATGTTGTTGATTTAGTACAAGGACATTATATTGTTTCTGTTATTCGAAGCATGACTCCTTCAGCACAGAAAGGCGGTATTGAGGCAGTGGCAGTAATCCATAA TCCTTTCCATTGGCTTTAG
- the LOC121766089 gene encoding phosphoinositide phosphatase SAC6-like isoform X1, whose protein sequence is MMTDPAQKLYAKMRLWEFPDQYVVEPTDGSSASLLAVSRLDGSMNLVVWAFHGDDVSIQYSGTPALKGDFVRCGKRTIQGILNDGFNAVMRYFLNNFVDGTKQDVVDLVQGHYIVSVIRSMTPSAQKGGIEAVAVIHNPFHWL, encoded by the exons ATGATGACGGATCCTGCGCAGAAGCTGTATGCCAAAATGCGGCTGTGGGAATTCCCGGATCAGTACGTGGTGGAGCCGACTGACGGATCCTCCGCCTCCTTGCTCGCTGTTAGCCGCCTTGATGGCTCCATGAATCTTGTTG TGTGGGCGTTCCATGGGGATGATGTAAGCATCCAGTATTCTGGTACTCCTGCTTTGAAGGGGGATTTTGTCAG ATGTGGCAAGAGAACTATTCAAGGTATTCTGAATGATGGCTTTAATGCTGTCATGCGATACTTTTTGAACAACTTCGTTGATGGTACAAAGCAG GATGTTGTTGATTTAGTACAAGGACATTATATTGTTTCTGTTATTCGAAGCATGACTCCTTCAGCACAGAAAGGCGGTATTGAGGCAGTGGCAGTAATCCATAA TCCTTTCCATTGGCTTTAG